The DNA region TATTACCAATATCTTACGTGCTTTCCCTTTTTTAATCCTTATAGTAGTACTTTTGCCTCTTTCTAAAATCATCGTAGGTACCAGCATAGGCACAAATGCTGCCATAGTTCCTCTAGCCATAGGAATAGCTCCTTACTTAGCTAAAATGCTTGAAAGTGCTTTTAAAGAAATAGATCAAGGCGTCATAGAGGCAGCAAAAAGCTATGGAGCTAGTAATATACAAATTATTTTTAAAGTTATTTTTAGCGAAGCCCTTCCTGCTATAATTAATGGCATTACTTTAACTTTGATTTTTACTATAGGTTTTTCAGCACTTGCTGGAGCTGTAGGTGGTGGTGGCTTAGGAGATGTTGCCATTCGTTATGGTTATGAGAGATTTAATAAAGAAATTATGATTCAAACAGTAATTATTTTACTTATATTAGTTCAAATAGTCCAAATTCTAGGTAATTTATTTTATACTTGGACTAAAAATAATAAAAGTTCATATATTCTTGCTATTTTACTATTTTTATTTGGAATAAATATTATTATAAATAATGATAAGAATTTTTTCTGGCAAATTATTATTTTTAGTATTTTTTCACTGTATTTTATTTATAAATTACTTAAAAAATAAAAAAATGTCACTTTTTTAAACTAAATATAAGTTTTTTTAAGTAAAATTAATTTTTAAAAAATTTTTAAGGATTAACAAAATGATGTCTCAGATGCGTTAGTCTGACTATCAATGTAAATATTTTATATCTTCCTGATAGTCAGAGTGATTTTATAAGATAAAGCAAGCACAAAATGACTAAAAAAGGAAAAAAATGAAAATTAAATCTATAATTATAACAAGTATTTTAACTCTAAGTCTTAGTTTAAATGCAGCACAGACCATCACAGTTGCAGCTACTCCTGTCCCTCATGCTGAAATTCTAGAACAAGTAAAACCTGAATTAGAAAAAGAAGGATATAAACTTGAAATTAAAGAATTTACAGATTATGTACTCCCTAAT from Campylobacter hepaticus includes:
- a CDS encoding methionine ABC transporter permease; the encoded protein is MNKENISAFNALYDRISQFIKDFSWQDIQEISLNSITSFGQNYENILKPALHETIYMSLMAVFFGFLLAIIPSILLAIWNKNGIKENQLAYGILDFITNILRAFPFLILIVVLLPLSKIIVGTSIGTNAAIVPLAIGIAPYLAKMLESAFKEIDQGVIEAAKSYGASNIQIIFKVIFSEALPAIINGITLTLIFTIGFSALAGAVGGGGLGDVAIRYGYERFNKEIMIQTVIILLILVQIVQILGNLFYTWTKNNKSSYILAILLFLFGINIIINNDKNFFWQIIIFSIFSLYFIYKLLKK